One Glycine soja cultivar W05 chromosome 2, ASM419377v2, whole genome shotgun sequence genomic region harbors:
- the LOC114399497 gene encoding staphylococcal-like nuclease CAN2: MGNALRFLYSHCCKPTAAGDSESLGPHGVSSATVGVSTLAHDLFHFDITSQVPEGLSKHVVSSKKAQANWYRKLVDAWKEAKPPPKTPEEAARLVIQTLRRHQKADVEGLLAFYGLPLPHTLVQGTTQPLSSLPDGVQFEMHTLPVDAKAVADGDTITVYVSTTDPRESAFVPGNVHAAAVRRSEARARRNFTEADALHKQIIDSGYRVIPVQNEEILAKKYRIRLRGIDAPESAMPYGKEAKTELTKIVQGKPLRILVYEEDRYGRSVGDIYCNGIFVQEMMLKKGLAWHYVAYDKRPELETWEKQARAKRVGLWASKNPEKPWEWRKDRREAA, from the exons ATGGGGAACGCCCTGAGATTCCTCTACAGCCATTGCTGCAAGCCCACAGCAGCTGGTGATTCTGAATCACTTGGACCACACGGTGTTTCCTCTGCCACCGTTGGTGTTTCAACACTTGCCCATGATCTCTTTCACTTTGACATCACCTCCCAG gtCCCGGAAGGACTCAGCAAGCATGTTGTGTCTTCTAAGAAGGCTCAGGCTAATTG GTATAGAAAGTTAGTAGATGCTTGGAAAGAGGCAAAACCTCCTCCTAAGACACCTGAAGAAGCAGCTAGACTTGTCATTCAGACCTTGAGAAGACATCAAAAAGCAGATGTTGAG GGATTGTTGGCTTTCTATGGTCTTCCTCTACCACACACACTGGTTCAAGGAACTACCCAACCCCTTTCATCCTTGCCTGATGGAGTTCAATTTGAAATGCACACCTTGCCG GTTGATGCAAAGGCAGTAGCAGATGGAGACACTATAACTGTGTATGTTAGCACAACAGACCCCAGGGAATCAGCATTTGTCCCTGGAAATGTGCATGCAGCAGCCGTGCGAAGATCAGAAGCGCGTGCACGAAGGAACTTTACAGAAGCGGATGCATTGCACAAACAGATCATTGATTCAGGATATCG GGTGATTCCGGTTCAAAACGAGGAAATTCTAGCCAAGAAGTATAGGATTCGGTTAAG GGGAATTGATGCACCAGAAAGTGCAATGCCATATGGAAAGGAAGCTAAAACTGAACTGACCAAGATTGTTCAAGGCAAGCCTTTGAGGATCCTTGTTTATGAGGAAGATCGTTATGGTCGTTCTGTAGGTGATATCTATTGTAATGGCATTTTTGTACAG GAAATGATGTTAAAGAAAGGTTTAGCATGGCACTACGTAGCATATGACAAACGACCGGAACTGGAAACA TGGGAAAAACAAGCCAGAGCAAAGCGTGTTGGATTATGGGCTTCAAAAAATCCTGAGAAGCCATGGGAATGGAGAAAGGACAGACGAGAGGCTGCATGA